In the Silene latifolia isolate original U9 population chromosome 1, ASM4854445v1, whole genome shotgun sequence genome, TGCTGTACCTTAAACAGAAAGCCCGATAAGAACGTCAGCTCTTCTAGAAATGGAAGACAAAAGTACTACAATAATAAAAAGGGTTAAAGCAAAAATTTATGACACAAGAAACATGTGAAAACAAGCATCTAGAAAACGAATATGAAAAAAATATACTCACTGTAAAACCAAAGTCAGTTCAGTTATTAAATCAGAAAGACGGTTAACTGTAAGAGAATAGGAAGAGAAGTGATAATCACTCACTACAACACCAGGAGCTCTAGAAACATCGCGTCCTTGAGTCTCAGAACCTCCCATTTGTCCTAGCTGATTCCCAAGCATTGGAGGCATAACATCAAAACTATAGCTTGCAGAAATATGGACACTGGAATTCTGGGGATCAACAGCCGTCTCTTTAGACTCACTGAAGTCTGGCACTGAACTTGAAGGAGCACTAACATCAATAGAGGACAAAGTTTCTGCTTGTTCAGGCATTGATGAGCAATCAGCAGGCTCAACTTCCTCTTCAGGTGTTAAAGTGTTTTGACAGCTGATAACAAATCAGAAGCAGTTAGGCTCAATTTTGTGCCCCACAAAATAGGAAAATATGCTTGACTAAAGGCACAAGGTATCATGCATAAAGAGAACAGATGCATTTTACCAGATAAAATATTTCTGCACTTTGAAACAGAGCAGAATATAAGTTGGGGAGATTTATATTCCAccaaagataataataataaagcttcTCTTAAGAAATTTTGTAGAAGATTTTCCCTACTCTCTACAAAAACATTTCTGGACTAGTGATAGAAGCACAAAACCTACTTTAAATCCTCATATCCTTAGTAGGTTTAATAACATGGTAATCTACAATCACGGAAATTTCCACCACTGTGGGAAAACAAATTTTGTATCAAGACCCTTGGGCCTTGTTGCTAGTGGAGCAAATAACGCATCTTCTGATACACTGTATAGGGCTCTTCATCAACCTTGATGCATATCTCAGCTAGAACCACTTGCCAGCATGGTGATGAATTACCTACTTCTACCCCTTGAATTAAAGAGAGTTGAGACAATAATATTGTGGTAGGGATGGTGATAATTATTTACCCAGGGCAATATTGGATGCTCATACTTTTTCCTTGTTAAATTTGAAAAGAGGAGAATCATTTTGGGATAATTCGGAGGAAAGGGGCAAATTGGAATAGAGGGAGTACGAAAATACTGTCACCATAAGTCACCCCCACCCACCTCATGGTCATCCAGATCTCCCCTATGTCAAGGACTCAGTTCTTCTCCACTTAAATTTATGCTGATTCTTCAGATATTTGTAATATACTAATATCCTCTTACCATTTGACAGATCCTTATCACAAATTAGAGTCTATCATGCTCAGGAAAATCATACTAAATTGTCAGGGTAAATAGCACCCAACAGTGGAATTATAATCTTGTGACTAATAAACAATAAATCTTAATGCAAATTACTGAGAACATTAACCAAAATGCTAGATGTCTAGATGATGCTCCCTCAGTCTCATCCATTTCTTTACGCTTGTTCAAATTTCTCTCATAAGAAGCAAACGTGGAGTAAATACATGAGAGAGGAAGTACATGTGAACCAATACCAAAGGAATATGATGCACAACAGCTTCAACAAGCACATAACATAGCAAACAAACCTGGTAGCCTGTTCTTCTACTAAGTCGTCCTTGCCCTGATGTGCCACAGATATGGACTTGGAGTCCTTGTTTTCAGGTTCAGTTGAGTGTTTTGGAGATACAACAAAAGCAGTATCAAAGCTTCCAAAACTCAGACCTGTCCGCACGGCATCAGGAACATGGATATGGCTTGGAATAATAACATGCTGACCATCTCTAACATGTAGGTTTTCCAGCTCTTGCTGGAGTTTGTTAGTAACCTCCTCTGAACCAACTGtcttctcaataggttgagagtGAGTGGATGTTTCAAGCAAAATAGTGGAACACTCGGATGCAGGAGGTGCTTTAGGACCGGGAACTGCATTTGTATTGGTTGGCTTTGGTTTCCACTCCTTATTGGGGCCCACTGCTACAAAACGGTAACATTGTGAGGAACCCAAAGTTTCGAGAGAGCTCAATATATTAGGCAACCTCTAATATACCACACTAACAAGTGAGAGAACTTTCTAGCACCTTTTTTGACCCCAAACATGCAGGTATAGCAGAAAATTTTGTAGTGgtgaaggcataaatcaacaggAAAAAAAAACTAGTCGCCAGAAAATCAAGAAATAATTCGGAACTCAATCAGCACAGAAGTTGATAGTACCTTTCTGAGAGCCCATACCCTGCTGTGACCGACTGCCATAGTTTGAGGAAGGGCGACTTGATGAGGAACCTCCATGATTCAATGAAGAAGATTGCAAGACCTCAGTAGCTTGGTTTTTCCCAGCCCCGTGAGACTTGCCACCCAGTTTACCTTGCATCAAGTTTCCGAAATCAGCTATAATTAAGCAACAGGCTCTTTGGTGTTCTTCATGAGCCCATAAGGATAGGAAAATAAGTAAAAGAAAGGGGAGGGGCCTAGTGCTTAAAATATGTCAAATCCACTTACTAGCATTTGATTTATGTTCGGCAAAAACATTTGTTTTCAGTTGCGCAGCCGACCGCTGTATACCTACTTCACGTTTAATGGCACCAACCGCAGGAACTCGGGTGTCACTAGTCGGAACTAGAACAGGATCAAAAACAGAGGAGCAAACATTAGAAAGGGTTGCTGCTGATGTAGACTGAACCTTTTCTCTCTTAATTCCACCACTACGTGATCGTGGCCTTGAGGAAGCTTCAGTTTGCTTGGTAACACTTCCAGGCAATACATTGGAGGTTTCTTCATGACCGTTTTCCCCTGAAAGCACACCAATGGGACCATTGGCCACGTCTATCACTGAGCTGTAAGAGATAGGCAAGAGACTAAAATTGTAAATTAAAGATAAGCAGGTGGCATAAAACCAGCAAAATCGTTTGCTAATGAAAGTTGGAAAGACGACTATTGGGCCTCTATTAAGACAAGGTCATACCTGCCCTTGTCTTTTCTCTTTCCCTCCTGAGCTGCAGGAAGAGATGGGATAGTACCAGCTCTGGAAGAAGTATGATTGAATCCATTCTCCTTACCAGTGTTTCTCGCGTCACCAGCATCTATAATAAATTTCAAGACAGTGAAGCAAAGATCAACATAAAACAAAGATGTAAACCATAAAGAAAGCTTAAGCAAACAATAAGATTCACTACAACAAATATTCTCTACGTATCTAATGAAGCCGAGTTTGAGTAACATAGGTTAGAAAGAAATTAGTTAAAGAGAGCATTGTTAAAAAGAGATACtgaataaacaacaacaacaacaacattaccccagtgccaaaatggctcccgcaaattgcggggtaagggggggtcggatgtacgcagccttacccttgtgttagcaacacaaagaggctgtttccgagtgacccaagatgaaaattgcgtcgagaactgcatcgaacgaccactacttcacaagagaaagaagagcagccactttagtgagccattttgctttattccatcataatccagaaccaaagagtaatgaatctttggctccattggaaatatggaaactaaaaagagATACTGAatgatccaaaaaaaaaaaaaaaaacttcacaAAGTAGCATTTAGCTCACCCTGAACTGAAAAGTGAGATGAATGATATCCCCTTCCACCTCGACCGCCCCGTCCTGGAGGGCCTGATCTGGTTGAATTGACAATCTCTCGATTGGTCTACATTAAAAACAATGGCATATTAGCATTCACAATACATAAATAGTAACTGAGTCAAATATAACTACAAACATCCATCATCTTCCAAAGAAATCTAATCATAACAAAAGCTGCGTCTCATATGCTTTTAGATTGGCTAACATGAACTGGCCATATGGAATCATAAATGTAATCCAATTAGTCAGTATCAAAAAGAGACAGGAAAGTCAATTGACACATAAAAAACAAAGTCATGGGCAGGAAAAAAAGGGAGATTTTAAATTACATTCACTTGCTTGAGCTCTCACGGTCTCACATGCATCAAAAATACCATAACAAATATAATTGAACAACATTCACCTCCTTGCAATTTCAATACAATAAGGTAGGTCTAACAACTTCCAACAGCTAAATCACAACTATGTACTAACAAACCCTGCCTCTTGTAAGAATCATATTCTCTTAAAACATAACGCCAAAGAGAAACTGTTCTGTTTGAATTTATGTAATCCAAAGTCAGTTACTCTGATATCTTTTAGTCCCCAATGTATCGATATCTAATATATTTGTGATATATCACACATACCAACCTGCATTTTTTTGTATATGACACTCGGTTTTCAAATGTTGCTTCGACTCacaatttaacaaaaaaaaattgaagattaTGAAAGCAATATCATTAGATTGTATAAAATTTAGTATCATAAGTGTAGACATTCTATGATACTTGCATGTATCTTGAGAAACACTGAAGATTGAAGTATGTCTCAAAATAAGTGAACGACAGATTAAATATTAGTGCAGGGAGTACTTACGAATTGAATAGATAAGGTACACAAACATAATATAAAGTCCATATGTTTGTTAAAGAGAAGAGTTCAATCTTTCCTTTGTAATATACTTCAATTGTCTAAGAATGGCTCGCTTACTTTTCGTTCATGGTTACCCAAATTAATAGTCCTTTATAGACGATTAGACAAAAAAGAAACATCACTTTCTAAAGTTTCATGTGACAGTGTGGTGATATTTGTGTGAAGTAAAAAATAAGGGCCAGATATTACAAAACGGCGAAACCAATGAAATCAACAAACTATAATCTCCAATATGCCACCTGAAGAGATTTACCTTGTGATCCATAAAAAACTAAGCGATGCTACAATTCCCTATTCAATCAACTAGATGCCCAAATCAAGAGAGGCAGCAATGAAGTGAAAAACTGGTAATATTTACTTGAAAAGATATATATATCTACATATTCAATGAAAAATAGAGTTACCCTGACAACACTAATGCCGTCTACAATTCATCATCATAAATCCGTAATCACCCTACCGTCTCCAAATAGGCTCTTGCTACAAGAGGCATAAGGGTTTGGTGGTAAGCATCCTTCCCCCAACAATATATGAGAGGTCTAGTCAGATTGGCCCTTGACCAAAAATGATACTTCAAGAGGGGAAAAGCAACAACACAAGGGTTTAAGAGCCATTTAACTTCACTCCAATGTCTTCTAAACCTAAAACCATGGTGAATGTTTGGTTGCCCTTGAATGCTACTAACAACGAATTGCACGAAAATTTCTCATTAGACAATAGTATGTTCCTCAGAGACGGGATAACTTCATTC is a window encoding:
- the LOC141596267 gene encoding GBF-interacting protein 1 isoform X3, which encodes MSSGIKASSIPNNVKKMIQNLKEIYLNHTDDEIYSMLKECNMDPNETAQKLLHQDTFHEVKRKRERKSETNREIVNSTRSGPPGRGGRGGRGYHSSHFSVQDAGDARNTGKENGFNHTSSRAGTIPSLPAAQEGKRKDKGSSVIDVANGPIGVLSGENGHEETSNVLPGSVTKQTEASSRPRSRSGGIKREKVQSTSAATLSNVCSSVFDPVLVPTSDTRVPAVGAIKREVGIQRSAAQLKTNVFAEHKSNASKLGGKSHGAGKNQATEVLQSSSLNHGGSSSSRPSSNYGSRSQQGMGSQKAVGPNKEWKPKPTNTNAVPGPKAPPASECSTILLETSTHSQPIEKTVGSEEVTNKLQQELENLHVRDGQHVIIPSHIHVPDAVRTGLSFGSFDTAFVVSPKHSTEPENKDSKSISVAHQGKDDLVEEQATSCQNTLTPEEEVEPADCSSMPEQAETLSSIDVSAPSSSVPDFSESKETAVDPQNSSVHISASYSFDVMPPMLGNQLGQMGGSETQGRDVSRAPGVVQPVDPSSFYAQFYRPASENDGRVSPFANHGVASKYTVLSSQTSQSLSEGGNSMGLPTVAPPLATHTAGVMPSSMAQQPLPIFRQPAGIHMPHYPPNFIPYSHYFSPFYVQPPAMHQYLGNNAFPQQSQAGNLYPPPPPGPAAPTAVKFPLSQYKPGNNAGNSAHMSVGGGYGPYGPTPVGFNPGPPPAPGNQTSNEDLAASQFKDNVYITGQQTEGTAVWFPGPGRDMSSLPVNAFYNLPQGQHATYAPTQAAQGAYGGVFHPAQAGTVHSLLQQSQAMPGPGAVDMVGPTGNIYQQPQHSQMNWPNNY
- the LOC141596267 gene encoding GBF-interacting protein 1 isoform X4; its protein translation is MSSGIKASSIPNNVKKMIQNLKEIYLNHTDDEIYSMLKECNMDPNETAQKLLHQDTFHEVKRKRERKSETNREIVNSTRSGPPGRGGRGGRGYHSSHFSVQDAGDARNTGKENGFNHTSSRAGTIPSLPAAQEGKRKDKGSSVIDVANGPIGVLSGENGHEETSNVLPGSVTKQTEASSRPRSRSGGIKREKVQSTSAATLSNVCSSVFDPVLVPTSDTRVPAVGAIKREVGIQRSAAQLKTNVFAEHKSNASKLGGKSHGAGKNQATEVLQSSSLNHGGSSSSRPSSNYGSRSQQGMGSQKVGPNKEWKPKPTNTNAVPGPKAPPASECSTILLETSTHSQPIEKTVGSEEVTNKLQQELENLHVRDGQHVIIPSHIHVPDAVRTGLSFGSFDTAFVVSPKHSTEPENKDSKSISVAHQGKDDLVEEQATSCQNTLTPEEEVEPADCSSMPEQAETLSSIDVSAPSSSVPDFSESKETAVDPQNSSVHISASYSFDVMPPMLGNQLGQMGGSETQGRDVSRAPGVVQPVDPSSFYAQFYRPASENDGRVSPFANHGVASKYTVLSSQTSQSLSEGGNSMGLPTVAPPLATHTAGVMPSSMAQQPLPIFRQPAGIHMPHYPPNFIPYSHYFSPFYVQPPAMHQYLGNNAFPQQSQAGNLYPPPPPGPAAPTAVKFPLSQYKPGNNAGNSAHMSVGGGYGPYGPTPVGFNPGPPPAPGNQTSNEDLAASQFKDNVYITGQQTEGTAVWFPGPGRDMSSLPVNAFYNLPQGQHATYAPTQAAQGAYGGVFHPAQAGTVHSLLQQSQAMPGPGAVDMVGPTGNIYQQPQHSQMNWPNNY
- the LOC141596267 gene encoding GBF-interacting protein 1 isoform X1 — translated: MSSGIKASSIPNNVKKMIQNLKEIYLNHTDDEIYSMLKECNMDPNETAQKLLHQDTFHEVKRKRERKSETNREIVNSTRSGPPGRGGRGGRGYHSSHFSVQDAGDARNTGKENGFNHTSSRAGTIPSLPAAQEGKRKDKGSSVIDVANGPIGVLSGENGHEETSNVLPGSVTKQTEASSRPRSRSGGIKREKVQSTSAATLSNVCSSVFDPVLVPTSDTRVPAVGAIKREVGIQRSAAQLKTNVFAEHKSNASKLGGKSHGAGKNQATEVLQSSSLNHGGSSSSRPSSNYGSRSQQGMGSQKAVGPNKEWKPKPTNTNAVPGPKAPPASECSTILLETSTHSQPIEKTVGSEEVTNKLQQELENLHVRDGQHVIIPSHIHVPDAVRTGLSFGSFDTAFVVSPKHSTEPENKDSKSISVAHQGKDDLVEEQATSCQNTLTPEEEVEPADCSSMPEQAETLSSIDVSAPSSSVPDFSESKETAVDPQNSSVHISASYSFDVMPPMLGNQLGQMGGSETQGRDVSRAPGVVVQQPVDPSSFYAQFYRPASENDGRVSPFANHGVASKYTVLSSQTSQSLSEGGNSMGLPTVAPPLATHTAGVMPSSMAQQPLPIFRQPAGIHMPHYPPNFIPYSHYFSPFYVQPPAMHQYLGNNAFPQQSQAGNLYPPPPPGPAAPTAVKFPLSQYKPGNNAGNSAHMSVGGGYGPYGPTPVGFNPGPPPAPGNQTSNEDLAASQFKDNVYITGQQTEGTAVWFPGPGRDMSSLPVNAFYNLPQGQHATYAPTQAAQGAYGGVFHPAQAGTVHSLLQQSQAMPGPGAVDMVGPTGNIYQQPQHSQMNWPNNY
- the LOC141596267 gene encoding GBF-interacting protein 1 isoform X2: MSSGIKASSIPNNVKKMIQNLKEIYLNHTDDEIYSMLKECNMDPNETAQKLLHQDTFHEVKRKRERKSETNREIVNSTRSGPPGRGGRGGRGYHSSHFSVQDAGDARNTGKENGFNHTSSRAGTIPSLPAAQEGKRKDKGSSVIDVANGPIGVLSGENGHEETSNVLPGSVTKQTEASSRPRSRSGGIKREKVQSTSAATLSNVCSSVFDPVLVPTSDTRVPAVGAIKREVGIQRSAAQLKTNVFAEHKSNASKLGGKSHGAGKNQATEVLQSSSLNHGGSSSSRPSSNYGSRSQQGMGSQKVGPNKEWKPKPTNTNAVPGPKAPPASECSTILLETSTHSQPIEKTVGSEEVTNKLQQELENLHVRDGQHVIIPSHIHVPDAVRTGLSFGSFDTAFVVSPKHSTEPENKDSKSISVAHQGKDDLVEEQATSCQNTLTPEEEVEPADCSSMPEQAETLSSIDVSAPSSSVPDFSESKETAVDPQNSSVHISASYSFDVMPPMLGNQLGQMGGSETQGRDVSRAPGVVVQQPVDPSSFYAQFYRPASENDGRVSPFANHGVASKYTVLSSQTSQSLSEGGNSMGLPTVAPPLATHTAGVMPSSMAQQPLPIFRQPAGIHMPHYPPNFIPYSHYFSPFYVQPPAMHQYLGNNAFPQQSQAGNLYPPPPPGPAAPTAVKFPLSQYKPGNNAGNSAHMSVGGGYGPYGPTPVGFNPGPPPAPGNQTSNEDLAASQFKDNVYITGQQTEGTAVWFPGPGRDMSSLPVNAFYNLPQGQHATYAPTQAAQGAYGGVFHPAQAGTVHSLLQQSQAMPGPGAVDMVGPTGNIYQQPQHSQMNWPNNY